A region of Paramormyrops kingsleyae isolate MSU_618 chromosome 17, PKINGS_0.4, whole genome shotgun sequence DNA encodes the following proteins:
- the usp16 gene encoding ubiquitin carboxyl-terminal hydrolase 16 isoform X1: MGKKRKEKRDDENFDHIGSSCTHIRKGIDKNFLKKTSQLLKWNTCQDCGDESGAEQAMVEDEEDQESAGAPMIWVCLRCGHRGCGRTSENQHAIKHYEKPHSDTHCLVLALENWNVWCYLCDDEVQYSSTGQLAQLVSNVKKQAVLEPSRSAAQKKVTEESRVSEAEQPASVENSATEIKTGTQRKGGRRDGGDRNGQKPIAGSAGSSVSVRGLSNLGNTCFFNAVVQNLSQTRLFRKVLKDILDGKPTVSITPGISTKLEPISIQLEQPGSLTVAMSNLLNEIQETEKSVITPRDLFTQVCKKAARFKGFQQQDSQELLRYLLDGMRAEETKRYSLGISAALKNSGKDTESEELKRQIKDYEKNGAPKNFVDQVFGGELTSTVMCKECKTVSLVTEIFLDLSLPVSDEAYRKKNQKKVTQKPNEDRKPDSPMPAAHRDEDALSGVGSKYQQKKAKKQAKKQAKNQRRQQKLAGKTLFTGEDLPEPKEGEGGALQREGGEPEAEELGDEPEEPGNSEGTEEQLESDAPPGGAVLEPETVTMSSAKNPFEALSEDPDMGEENEDGGEANEGDDLAEDLHSLSLNTAFVNPDDVELDLEDGDPPVNTQEYTVVNQDPGMAFSSLASRAAPEKEECSIYSCLYQFTEVENLTKSNSLLCVTCSKRQTNPADGSRKKVYTDGLKQMLVSLPPPVLTLHLKRFQQVGYSVCKVNRHVHFPQILDLAPFCSVNCKGFTLDSQNLAEGERHVPYALYGVVEHSGTMRSGHYTAYVKARLPDQSTTMNGLTTRGDPQPEKGSWYHVSDTSIQPVPESKVQSSQAYLLFYERIS, from the exons ATGGGGAAAAAGAGAAAGGAGAAGAGAGATGATGAGAATTTTGACCACATAG GTTCATCCTGTACCCACATCCGCAAGGGAATAGACAAGAACTTTCTGAAGAAAACCTCCCAGCTTTTAAAGTGGAACACCTGTCAGGACTGTGGGGATGAGTCAGGAGCTGAACAGGCCATGGTGGAGGACGAGGAGGACCAGGAGAGTGCAGGAGCCCCTATGATCTGGGTCTGCCTGCGGTGTGGCCATCGG GGATGCGGGAGAACGTCTGAGAATCAGCACGCCATTAAGCACTACGAGAAGCCCCATTCAGATACACACTGTCTGGTCCTCGCTCTAGAAAACTGGAATGTGTG GTGCTACCTCTGTGACGATGAAGTCCAATATTCCAGTACTGGGCAGCTGGCTCAGTTGGTGAGCAACGTGAAAAAGCAAGCGGTCTTAGAACCCAGTAGGAGTGCAGCCCAGAAGA AAGTGACAGAGGAGTCTAGGGTATCGGAGGCGGAGCAGCCGGCCTCGGTGGAGAATTCTGCTACTGAGATCAAGACAGGCACGCAGAGGAAAGGTGGGAggagagatggaggggaccgGAACGGCCAGAAGCCCATCGCAGGGAGCGCTGGCTCCTCAGTCTCAGTCAGGGGCCTCAGTAACCTTGGGAACACCTGCTTCTTTAACGCCGTCGTCCAG AACCTCTCCCAGACTCGACTCTTCAGGAAGGTCCTTAAAGATATCCTGGATGGGAAACCTACGGTTTCCATAACGCCGGGCATCTCCACCAAGCTG GAGCCTATATCGATCCAGTTGGAACAGCCAGGGTCGCTCACCGTAGCCATGTCCAACCTGCTGAATGAGATCCAGGAGACCGAGAAGAGTGTGATCACTCCCAGGGACCTCTTCACGCAGGTTTGCAAAAA ggCGGCCAGGTTCAAGGGCTTTCAGCAGCAGGACAGTCAGGAGCTGTTGAGATACCTCCTGGATGGCATGAGGGCCGAGGAGACGAAG AGGTATAGTTTGGGGATTTCTGCAGCTTTGAAAAACTCTGGAAAAGACACAGAATCTGAAGAATTGAAGAGGCAGATCAAAG ACTATGAAAAGAATGGAGCCCCAAAGAACTTTGTGGACCAGGTGTTTGGCGGAGAGCTGACCAGCACAGTTATGTGTAAAGAGTGTAAAACG GTGTCCCTGGTGACTGAGATATTTCTTGACCTGTCACTGCCTGTCTCAGATGAG GCCTACAGGAAGAAGAATCAGAAGAAGGTCACGCAGAAACCCAATGAGGACAGGAAGCCAGACTCTCCCATGCCAGCTGCCCACAGGGATGAGGACGCCCTGTCCGGCGTGGGCAGCAAGTACCAGCAGAAGAAGGCGAAGAAGCAGGCGAAGAAGCAGGCGAAG AACCAAAGGCGACAGCAGAAACTGGCAGGAAAGACGCTCTTCACCGGCGAAGATTTGCCCGAACCCAAAGAGGGAGAAGGGGGTGCTTtgcagagggaggggggagagccTGAGGCAGAGGAGCTGGGGGATGAACCTGAGGAACCTGGAAACTCAGAAGGCACTGAAGAGCAGCTGGAATCTGACGCTCCTCCAGGGGGTGCTGTTTTGGAACCTGAAACGGTTACTATGTCTTCTGCCAAAAACCCCTTCGAGGCTCTGTCTGAAGATCCAGACATGGGAGAAGAAAATGAGGACGGGGGAGAAGCCAATGAGGGAGACGATCTGGCAGAGGACCTCCACTCGCTCTCCCTGAACACAGCCTTCGTGAATCCCGATGATGTGGAGCTGGACTTGGAGGATGGGGATCCACCTGTTAACACCCAGGAATACACAGTGGTCAATCAGGACCCGGGGATGGCCTTCAgcagcctggccagcagggcggcgccagAGAAGGAGGAATGCTCCATATACTCCTGCCTGTACCAGTTCACAGAAGTGGAGAATCTCACCAAGAGCAACAGCCTGCTTTGCGTGACATGCAGCAAGCGCCAGACCAACCCGGCAGATG GCTCCCGGAAGAAGGTGTACACAGACGGCCTGAAGCAGATGCTCGTCTCATTGCCTCCTCCTGTCCTCACACTGCACCTGAAGAGGTTTCAGCAG GTCGGGTACAGCGTCTGTAAGGTGAACCGGCATGTCCATTTCCCACAAATTCTGGACCTGGCGCCGTTCTGCTCGGTGAACTGCAAG GGTTTCACTCTTGATTCCCAGAACCTGGCGGAGGGAGAGAGGCATGTGCCGTATGCCCTCTatggcgtggtggagcacagcGGGACCATGCGGTCGGGACACTACACCGCCTACGTCAAAGCCCGGCTGCCCGACCAGAGCACCACGATGAACGGGCTAACCACACGAG gtGACCCCCAACCAGAGAAGGGATCCTGGTACCACGTCAGCGACACTAGTATTCAGCCCGTCCCAGAGAGCAAAGTGCAGAGCTCCCAAGCCTACCTCCTGTTCTATGAGAGGATCTCTTAA
- the usp16 gene encoding ubiquitin carboxyl-terminal hydrolase 16 isoform X2 encodes MGKKRKEKRDDENFDHIGSSCTHIRKGIDKNFLKKTSQLLKWNTCQDCGDESGAEQAMVEDEEDQESAGAPMIWVCLRCGHRGCGRTSENQHAIKHYEKPHSDTHCLVLALENWNVWCYLCDDEVQYSSTGQLAQLVSNVKKQAVLEPSRSAAQKKVTEESRVSEAEQPASVENSATEIKTGTQRKGGRRDGGDRNGQKPIAGSAGSSVSVRGLSNLGNTCFFNAVVQNLSQTRLFRKVLKDILDGKPTVSITPGISTKLEPISIQLEQPGSLTVAMSNLLNEIQETEKSVITPRDLFTQVCKKAARFKGFQQQDSQELLRYLLDGMRAEETKRYSLGISAALKNSGKDTESEELKRQIKDYEKNGAPKNFVDQVFGGELTSTVMCKECKTVSLVTEIFLDLSLPVSDEAYRKKNQKKVTQKPNEDRKPDSPMPAAHRDEDALSGVGSKYQQKKAKKQAKKQAKNQRRQQKLAGKTLFTGEDLPEPKEGEGGALQREGGEPEAEELGDEPEEPGNSEGTEEQLESDAPPGGAVLEPETVTMSSAKNPFEALSEDPDMGEENEDGGEANEGDDLAEDLHSLSLNTAFVNPDDVELDLEDGDPPVNTQEYTVVNQDPGMAFSSLASRAAPEKEECSIYSCLYQFTEVENLTKSNSLLCVTCSKRQTNPADGSRKKVYTDGLKQMLVSLPPPVLTLHLKRFQQVGYSVCKVNRHVHFPQILDLAPFCSVNCKNLAEGERHVPYALYGVVEHSGTMRSGHYTAYVKARLPDQSTTMNGLTTRGDPQPEKGSWYHVSDTSIQPVPESKVQSSQAYLLFYERIS; translated from the exons ATGGGGAAAAAGAGAAAGGAGAAGAGAGATGATGAGAATTTTGACCACATAG GTTCATCCTGTACCCACATCCGCAAGGGAATAGACAAGAACTTTCTGAAGAAAACCTCCCAGCTTTTAAAGTGGAACACCTGTCAGGACTGTGGGGATGAGTCAGGAGCTGAACAGGCCATGGTGGAGGACGAGGAGGACCAGGAGAGTGCAGGAGCCCCTATGATCTGGGTCTGCCTGCGGTGTGGCCATCGG GGATGCGGGAGAACGTCTGAGAATCAGCACGCCATTAAGCACTACGAGAAGCCCCATTCAGATACACACTGTCTGGTCCTCGCTCTAGAAAACTGGAATGTGTG GTGCTACCTCTGTGACGATGAAGTCCAATATTCCAGTACTGGGCAGCTGGCTCAGTTGGTGAGCAACGTGAAAAAGCAAGCGGTCTTAGAACCCAGTAGGAGTGCAGCCCAGAAGA AAGTGACAGAGGAGTCTAGGGTATCGGAGGCGGAGCAGCCGGCCTCGGTGGAGAATTCTGCTACTGAGATCAAGACAGGCACGCAGAGGAAAGGTGGGAggagagatggaggggaccgGAACGGCCAGAAGCCCATCGCAGGGAGCGCTGGCTCCTCAGTCTCAGTCAGGGGCCTCAGTAACCTTGGGAACACCTGCTTCTTTAACGCCGTCGTCCAG AACCTCTCCCAGACTCGACTCTTCAGGAAGGTCCTTAAAGATATCCTGGATGGGAAACCTACGGTTTCCATAACGCCGGGCATCTCCACCAAGCTG GAGCCTATATCGATCCAGTTGGAACAGCCAGGGTCGCTCACCGTAGCCATGTCCAACCTGCTGAATGAGATCCAGGAGACCGAGAAGAGTGTGATCACTCCCAGGGACCTCTTCACGCAGGTTTGCAAAAA ggCGGCCAGGTTCAAGGGCTTTCAGCAGCAGGACAGTCAGGAGCTGTTGAGATACCTCCTGGATGGCATGAGGGCCGAGGAGACGAAG AGGTATAGTTTGGGGATTTCTGCAGCTTTGAAAAACTCTGGAAAAGACACAGAATCTGAAGAATTGAAGAGGCAGATCAAAG ACTATGAAAAGAATGGAGCCCCAAAGAACTTTGTGGACCAGGTGTTTGGCGGAGAGCTGACCAGCACAGTTATGTGTAAAGAGTGTAAAACG GTGTCCCTGGTGACTGAGATATTTCTTGACCTGTCACTGCCTGTCTCAGATGAG GCCTACAGGAAGAAGAATCAGAAGAAGGTCACGCAGAAACCCAATGAGGACAGGAAGCCAGACTCTCCCATGCCAGCTGCCCACAGGGATGAGGACGCCCTGTCCGGCGTGGGCAGCAAGTACCAGCAGAAGAAGGCGAAGAAGCAGGCGAAGAAGCAGGCGAAG AACCAAAGGCGACAGCAGAAACTGGCAGGAAAGACGCTCTTCACCGGCGAAGATTTGCCCGAACCCAAAGAGGGAGAAGGGGGTGCTTtgcagagggaggggggagagccTGAGGCAGAGGAGCTGGGGGATGAACCTGAGGAACCTGGAAACTCAGAAGGCACTGAAGAGCAGCTGGAATCTGACGCTCCTCCAGGGGGTGCTGTTTTGGAACCTGAAACGGTTACTATGTCTTCTGCCAAAAACCCCTTCGAGGCTCTGTCTGAAGATCCAGACATGGGAGAAGAAAATGAGGACGGGGGAGAAGCCAATGAGGGAGACGATCTGGCAGAGGACCTCCACTCGCTCTCCCTGAACACAGCCTTCGTGAATCCCGATGATGTGGAGCTGGACTTGGAGGATGGGGATCCACCTGTTAACACCCAGGAATACACAGTGGTCAATCAGGACCCGGGGATGGCCTTCAgcagcctggccagcagggcggcgccagAGAAGGAGGAATGCTCCATATACTCCTGCCTGTACCAGTTCACAGAAGTGGAGAATCTCACCAAGAGCAACAGCCTGCTTTGCGTGACATGCAGCAAGCGCCAGACCAACCCGGCAGATG GCTCCCGGAAGAAGGTGTACACAGACGGCCTGAAGCAGATGCTCGTCTCATTGCCTCCTCCTGTCCTCACACTGCACCTGAAGAGGTTTCAGCAG GTCGGGTACAGCGTCTGTAAGGTGAACCGGCATGTCCATTTCCCACAAATTCTGGACCTGGCGCCGTTCTGCTCGGTGAACTGCAAG AACCTGGCGGAGGGAGAGAGGCATGTGCCGTATGCCCTCTatggcgtggtggagcacagcGGGACCATGCGGTCGGGACACTACACCGCCTACGTCAAAGCCCGGCTGCCCGACCAGAGCACCACGATGAACGGGCTAACCACACGAG gtGACCCCCAACCAGAGAAGGGATCCTGGTACCACGTCAGCGACACTAGTATTCAGCCCGTCCCAGAGAGCAAAGTGCAGAGCTCCCAAGCCTACCTCCTGTTCTATGAGAGGATCTCTTAA
- the rwdd2b gene encoding RWD domain-containing protein 2B, whose product MEGREEAEVQISEIDLLGSMFPSEEELVIVDQLALAELRDYAEGRSSSRPSSAPQIVIRQKVEPDSETQVIVRISCTYVSGYPNVLPEITLRCPELNRAQLSQLHRDLICHLAENCRQEVCVLAAAEWIRDHAHLYIAQSAPSSTPQKEPPLSSTAWEVFTRLWIYSHHIYNKSKRKNMLDWARELGLSGFSMPGKPGVVCVEGRQPDCEEFWARVKCLTWKRIMIRHREDIPLKGRGDDQREALSSLCKFAGFEEAIFDPHGSRGNHMDLGQLYQFLSDKGCGDVFQMYFGIEGR is encoded by the exons ATGGAAGGAAGGGAGGAAGCTGAAGTCCAGATATCTGAGATAGATTTGCTGGGTAGTATGTTCCCCAGTGAGGAGGAGTTGGTAATAGTTGACCAGCTGGCACTGGCTGAGCTGAGGGACTATGCAGAAGGCAGGAGCAGCTCGCGGCCTTCATCGGCACCGCAGATCGTGATCCGTCAGAAGGTGGAACCTGACAGCGAGACTCAG GTGATTGTTAGAATTTCTTGTACGTACGTGTCAGGGTACCCCAATGTCTTGCCAGAAATTACTCTCAG ATGTCCAGAGCTGAATAGAGCCCAGCTGAGCCAGCTTCACAGAGACCTGATATGTCACCTGGCAGAGAACTGCAGGCAGGAGGTGTGCGTCCTGGCCGCTGCGGAGTGGATCCGTGATCACGCTCACCTCTACATTGCCCAGAGCGCCCCCTCCAGCACGCCTCAGAAAGAGCCTCCGCTTTCCAGCACGGCGTGGGAAGTATTCACCAGGCTGTGGATTTACAGCCACCACATCTACAATAAGAGCAAGAGGAAGAACATGTTGGACTGGGCGAGAGAGCTGGGCTTGTCCGGATTCAGCATGCCCGGGAAACCCGGGGTAGTATGTGTCGAGGGACGGCAGCCAGATTGCGAGGAATTCTGGGCCAg GGTTAAATGTTTAACCTGGAAGAGAATAATGATCAGGCACAGAGAGGACATACCCCTGAAGGGTCGGGGTGACGATCAACGGGAGGCCCTCAGCTCACTTTGCAAGTTTGCTGGCTTTGAGGAAGCTATATTTGACCCCCATGGGAGCAGAGGGAATCACATGGACCTTGGACAGCTCTACCAGTTCCTCAGCGATAAGGGCTGTGGGGATGTGTTTCAGATGTATTTTGGGATTGAGGGGAGGTAG